Proteins encoded in a region of the Bradyrhizobium sp. CB3481 genome:
- a CDS encoding site-specific DNA-methyltransferase, which yields MVVSRRGASARAPRTKFESDSSARIVVGDCVAEMSKLPAGSVDLVFADPPYNLQLKGELKRPDESHVDAVDNDWDKFSSFAAYDDFTRAWLLACRRVMKPSATLWVIGSYHNIFRVGAIMQDLGFWVLNDIVWRKSNPMPNFRGRRFTNAHETMIWAARDEKAKGYTFNYEALKAANEDVQARSDWLIPLCTGEERLKGADGKKVHPTQKPEGLLARVLLSSSKPGDLVIDPFNGTGTTGAVAKRLGRRYIGFERDKTYAEAAEARIAAVEPLPEATLAPFMTAREAPRVAFSELIERGMIPPGTKLVDSKKRHGALVRADGAIMLGDKVGSIHRIGAVAQGAPACNGWTFWHVETKNGLKLIDELRAEIRSEMAAG from the coding sequence ATGGTAGTGTCGCGTCGCGGGGCGTCTGCAAGGGCGCCCCGCACTAAATTTGAGTCTGATTCCAGCGCTCGTATCGTCGTCGGTGATTGCGTCGCCGAGATGTCGAAGCTTCCGGCCGGTTCGGTCGATCTGGTGTTCGCAGATCCTCCCTACAATCTGCAGCTCAAGGGCGAGCTCAAGCGCCCCGACGAATCCCATGTCGATGCCGTCGACAACGACTGGGACAAGTTTTCGTCGTTCGCGGCCTATGACGATTTCACCCGCGCCTGGCTGCTCGCCTGCCGCCGCGTGATGAAACCGTCCGCGACGCTGTGGGTGATCGGTTCCTATCACAACATCTTCCGCGTCGGCGCGATCATGCAGGACCTCGGCTTCTGGGTCCTTAATGATATTGTGTGGCGCAAATCCAATCCGATGCCGAATTTCCGCGGCCGCCGCTTCACCAACGCCCATGAAACCATGATCTGGGCGGCGCGCGACGAGAAGGCCAAGGGTTACACCTTCAATTATGAAGCGCTGAAGGCCGCCAACGAGGATGTCCAGGCACGTTCCGACTGGCTGATCCCGCTTTGTACCGGCGAGGAGCGCCTCAAGGGCGCCGACGGCAAGAAAGTGCACCCGACCCAGAAGCCCGAGGGTCTTTTGGCGCGCGTGCTGCTGTCGTCGTCAAAGCCCGGCGATCTCGTGATCGATCCCTTCAACGGCACCGGCACCACCGGCGCCGTGGCAAAACGTCTCGGCCGCCGCTACATCGGCTTCGAGCGCGACAAGACCTATGCGGAAGCCGCCGAAGCGCGCATCGCAGCCGTCGAACCGCTGCCGGAGGCGACGCTGGCGCCGTTCATGACCGCCCGCGAGGCGCCGCGCGTGGCGTTCTCCGAACTGATCGAACGCGGCATGATCCCGCCCGGCACCAAACTCGTCGATTCCAAGAAGCGTCACGGCGCCCTGGTCCGCGCCGACGGCGCCATCATGCTCGGCGACAAGGTCGGCTCGATCCACCGGATCGGCGCGGTCGCCCAGGGCGCGCCCGCCTGCAACGGCTGGACCTTCTGGCATGTCGAAACCAAGAACGGCCTCAAGCTGATCGACGAGCTGCGCGCCGAAATCCGCTCCGAGATGGCGGCCGGGTAA
- a CDS encoding DUF1080 domain-containing protein, producing the protein MPTTLRHSLQFALALVASGFAVSQALPQAKAQEAGWITLFDGKDIEQWGQVGKSNWHLADGTVIADKMEDKEAGYLVSKKTYKDFVLRVEFWPSDDANSGIYFRCLDAKKITDRTCYEANIFDQRPDPSYGTGAITRYVEINPMPKAGGKWNTFEITARGRDITVVLNGQKTAELRNGMFDEGSIALQHGAGAVKFRKVEIKPL; encoded by the coding sequence ATGCCAACGACGTTGCGACATTCTTTGCAATTCGCACTTGCACTAGTCGCCTCGGGTTTCGCGGTGAGTCAGGCGCTGCCGCAAGCTAAAGCTCAGGAAGCGGGCTGGATCACGCTCTTCGACGGCAAAGACATCGAACAATGGGGTCAGGTCGGGAAATCCAATTGGCATCTGGCGGACGGCACAGTAATTGCCGACAAGATGGAAGACAAAGAGGCCGGTTATCTCGTCAGCAAGAAGACGTACAAGGACTTCGTGCTGCGCGTCGAATTCTGGCCGAGCGATGATGCAAACAGCGGCATTTATTTCCGCTGCCTCGATGCCAAGAAGATCACCGACCGTACCTGCTACGAAGCAAATATCTTCGACCAACGGCCCGATCCGAGTTACGGCACTGGCGCGATCACACGTTACGTCGAGATCAATCCGATGCCGAAAGCCGGCGGCAAATGGAATACGTTCGAGATCACGGCGAGGGGGCGCGACATCACGGTCGTGCTTAACGGACAGAAAACGGCCGAACTGCGGAACGGAATGTTCGATGAAGGCTCGATCGCCCTGCAACACGGCGCGGGAGCGGTCAAATTCCGCAAGGTGGAGATCAAGCCCTTGTAA
- a CDS encoding winged helix-turn-helix domain-containing protein: MRYLFEDYAFDTNLRELYCGANIVAVTPQVFDLLEYLIRHRARVVSKNDLINAIWSGRSVSDAALTTRLNVARNAIGDSGGEQRLIKTLPRRGFRFIGQVRAAQEFSRIAGYDNPIEAPKATLPLPDKPSVADLPFTNLSGDAEQEYLADLLTGSPARERKERSRREIDQEVARKAALAYEKWRRDAESRKEEAARENARQRRERTIEKVQAALDKAEREHTRRVDVIEARAQAEDARWHKQKSELEKALRRASSSSKER; encoded by the coding sequence TTGCGCTATCTCTTCGAGGACTACGCATTCGACACTAACCTGCGCGAGCTGTATTGCGGAGCGAACATCGTCGCTGTCACGCCACAGGTATTCGATTTGCTGGAATACTTGATCCGCCACAGGGCGCGCGTTGTTAGCAAAAACGACCTCATTAACGCTATCTGGAGCGGGCGCAGCGTGTCCGATGCAGCGCTGACGACCCGCCTGAATGTCGCCCGGAACGCGATTGGCGATTCGGGCGGCGAACAGCGCCTCATCAAGACCCTGCCGCGCAGAGGCTTCCGTTTCATTGGACAAGTGCGGGCGGCGCAAGAGTTCTCACGCATAGCAGGATACGATAACCCTATAGAAGCACCGAAAGCCACTCTGCCGCTTCCGGATAAACCTTCGGTCGCTGATCTCCCCTTCACCAACCTGAGCGGCGATGCCGAGCAGGAATACTTGGCGGACCTTCTGACCGGATCGCCAGCGAGGGAGCGAAAGGAACGGTCACGTCGCGAGATCGACCAGGAGGTAGCTCGCAAGGCGGCACTTGCCTATGAGAAATGGAGGCGCGACGCCGAGAGCCGAAAGGAAGAGGCGGCGAGGGAAAATGCCCGCCAGCGTCGCGAGCGGACCATTGAGAAAGTTCAGGCCGCGCTTGATAAGGCCGAGCGGGAGCATACCCGTAGGGTTGATGTCATCGAAGCACGGGCACAGGCCGAAGATGCACGCTGGCACAAGCAGAAGAGCGAGCTAGAAAAGGCATTGCGTCGTGCCAGTAGCTCATCGAAAGAACGTTGA
- a CDS encoding PAS domain S-box protein, which produces MIGHQRQCSIWVFGVFSVWRKLGLQSSEPALERAERLANLLASIVESSNDAIVSKNLDGIVTSWNKAAERIFGYSASEAIGQPITLVIPEDRQSEEREILTRIRRGERIDHFETVRRRKDGSSIVVSLTISPVKDAHGNIVGASKIARDITEQKRTQEQISLLAREAEHRSKNILSNVQAIINLSQSGTSEGLKEVISGRIQAMANVHSLFVEARWTGAEVSAIAKQELAPYLEQGHDDRVRMEGLQTVLEPTTAQAIAGVLHELATNASKYGALANAKGQIRLTWSRSEDGQLELRWTESGGPRVNEPERKGFGSHLIEGTISQLGGKVRFDWRAEGLVCEIAVPT; this is translated from the coding sequence ATGATTGGCCACCAACGGCAGTGCAGCATCTGGGTTTTCGGGGTTTTCTCGGTGTGGCGGAAATTAGGGCTTCAAAGCAGCGAGCCAGCTCTGGAACGTGCCGAGCGCCTGGCCAATCTGCTGGCCTCCATAGTTGAGTCTAGCAACGACGCGATCGTTAGCAAGAATCTAGATGGCATTGTGACAAGCTGGAACAAGGCAGCTGAACGCATCTTCGGCTACTCTGCCTCCGAGGCGATCGGTCAGCCGATTACACTTGTGATCCCGGAGGACCGGCAAAGCGAAGAGCGTGAGATTTTAACCCGGATCCGACGAGGTGAGCGCATCGACCATTTTGAGACTGTTCGGCGGCGTAAGGATGGTAGCTCAATTGTCGTTTCGCTGACCATTTCTCCCGTCAAGGATGCCCACGGCAACATCGTTGGCGCATCAAAGATTGCTAGAGATATTACCGAGCAGAAGCGAACTCAGGAGCAGATTAGCCTTCTGGCTCGCGAGGCGGAGCACCGAAGCAAGAACATCCTCTCGAACGTACAGGCAATCATCAATCTTTCTCAGTCTGGCACCTCAGAGGGCCTCAAAGAAGTGATCAGCGGGCGCATACAAGCGATGGCAAATGTTCACTCGCTATTTGTCGAAGCGCGGTGGACAGGAGCCGAAGTCTCGGCGATCGCCAAGCAGGAGCTCGCCCCTTATCTCGAACAGGGCCACGACGACCGGGTTCGGATGGAGGGTCTGCAAACCGTGTTAGAACCCACCACTGCGCAGGCAATTGCTGGTGTCTTGCATGAACTAGCAACCAATGCTTCCAAGTATGGAGCGCTAGCCAACGCGAAAGGCCAGATTAGATTGACGTGGTCGCGCAGCGAAGATGGACAACTAGAGCTCCGCTGGACCGAATCGGGCGGTCCGAGGGTAAATGAGCCCGAACGCAAGGGCTTTGGTAGTCACCTCATCGAAGGAACGATCAGCCAACTTGGCGGCAAGGTGCGCTTCGACTGGCGCGCGGAAGGGCTTGTTTGCGAAATCGCCGTTCCGACGTGA
- a CDS encoding glutathione S-transferase N-terminal domain-containing protein: MLKFYFNGSPNPTKVALFLEEAGLAYEPVAVDTRKGDQFTPEYLAINPNAKVPAIDDDGVKVFDSNAILLYLAEKTGKFLPSNTPQNRAQTLSWLMFVATGLGPYSGQAVHFKHFAPKDQNHDYAHNRYQFEAQRHYAILNDHLAGRKYMVGDSYSIVDMALWGWARMAAFVMGEDVAAKYPNVKRLVDEISARPAAAKAIALKDNFKFKAEMDDEARGNMFKHMKVKAA, encoded by the coding sequence ATGCTCAAATTCTATTTCAACGGATCGCCGAACCCGACCAAGGTCGCGCTGTTCCTCGAGGAAGCCGGCCTCGCCTATGAGCCGGTCGCCGTGGACACCCGCAAGGGCGACCAGTTCACGCCGGAATATCTCGCCATCAATCCGAACGCCAAGGTGCCCGCGATCGATGACGACGGCGTCAAGGTGTTCGATAGCAACGCCATCCTGCTCTATCTCGCCGAAAAGACCGGCAAGTTCCTCCCCTCCAACACGCCGCAAAACCGCGCGCAGACGCTCTCCTGGCTGATGTTCGTGGCGACTGGCCTCGGGCCGTATTCGGGACAGGCGGTGCACTTCAAGCATTTTGCGCCGAAGGACCAGAACCACGACTACGCCCATAACCGCTACCAGTTCGAGGCGCAGCGCCATTATGCGATCCTCAACGATCACCTTGCCGGCCGCAAATACATGGTCGGCGACAGCTACAGCATCGTCGACATGGCGTTGTGGGGCTGGGCGCGGATGGCCGCCTTCGTGATGGGCGAGGATGTCGCGGCGAAATATCCCAACGTTAAACGGCTGGTCGACGAGATCTCGGCCCGTCCTGCCGCCGCCAAGGCGATCGCCCTGAAGGATAACTTCAAGTTCAAGGCCGAGATGGACGACGAAGCTAGAGGCAACATGTTCAAGCACATGAAGGTGAAGGCCGCCTGA
- the moaB gene encoding molybdenum cofactor biosynthesis protein B, protein MSSIDETKQFVPLNIAVLTISDTRSLADDKSGATLADRLTAAGHHLAARQIVTDDVEAIRAIVRRWIADAGIDAIITTGGTGFTGRDVTPEAVEPLFEKRMDGFSIAFHMLSHAKIGASTVQSRATAGVAGATFIFCLPGSPGACRDAWDGILGAQLDYRTRPCNFVEIMPRLDEHLRRPKAKGASA, encoded by the coding sequence ATGTCCTCCATCGATGAAACAAAACAATTTGTGCCGCTCAACATCGCGGTGCTGACCATTTCGGACACGCGCTCGCTGGCCGACGACAAATCGGGCGCCACGCTGGCCGACCGCCTCACCGCGGCAGGCCATCATCTTGCCGCACGCCAGATCGTTACCGATGATGTCGAGGCAATCCGGGCCATCGTCAGGCGATGGATCGCCGATGCCGGCATTGACGCGATCATCACCACCGGCGGCACCGGCTTCACCGGCCGCGACGTCACGCCGGAGGCGGTCGAGCCGCTGTTCGAAAAGCGGATGGATGGCTTTTCTATCGCGTTTCACATGCTCAGCCATGCCAAGATCGGCGCCTCGACGGTGCAGAGCCGCGCCACCGCGGGCGTTGCCGGAGCGACGTTCATCTTCTGCCTGCCGGGATCGCCGGGCGCCTGCCGCGACGCATGGGACGGCATTTTGGGCGCCCAGCTCGATTACCGCACGCGGCCCTGCAATTTCGTCGAGATCATGCCGCGGCTCGATGAGCACCTGCGGCGGCCTAAGGCCAAGGGCGCGTCGGCTTAG
- a CDS encoding neutral zinc metallopeptidase, translating to MRYDDFRRSDDIEDRRDDGGGMGGGGGGFGMPMGGGGLGIGTIIILGLVGYAFGIDPRILIGGAEILTGGNQAPTYQTDRRSGPAKTGAPKDEVGSMISGILGEIDDRWTEIFQSSGQNYTGPRIVLFRNATNGGRCGMAQSAMGPFYCPPDKQIFLDTAFFREVETRFRGCSGKSACNFTTAYIIAHEAGHHIQNLLGILPRVTRLQQQAGSKAEANALQVKVELQADCLSGVWVNREEKKRPGFIEPGDIDAALKTATAIGDDTLQRQSTGRVVPDSFTHGSAAQRKQWFMTGYQQGTVQACNTFAPGAVN from the coding sequence ATGCGTTACGATGATTTCCGCCGCAGCGACGACATTGAAGACCGTCGCGACGATGGCGGCGGAATGGGAGGCGGTGGCGGCGGCTTCGGCATGCCGATGGGCGGTGGCGGCCTCGGCATCGGCACCATCATCATCCTCGGCCTTGTCGGCTATGCCTTCGGCATCGATCCGCGCATCCTGATCGGGGGCGCCGAAATTCTGACCGGCGGCAACCAGGCGCCGACCTATCAGACCGATCGCAGGTCGGGGCCGGCGAAGACCGGCGCGCCGAAGGATGAAGTCGGCAGCATGATATCAGGCATTCTCGGCGAGATCGACGACCGCTGGACCGAAATCTTCCAGTCCAGCGGCCAGAATTATACCGGCCCGCGCATCGTGCTGTTCCGCAATGCCACCAATGGCGGCCGCTGCGGCATGGCGCAATCGGCGATGGGGCCGTTCTACTGTCCGCCGGACAAGCAGATCTTCCTCGACACCGCCTTCTTCCGCGAAGTCGAGACGCGCTTCCGCGGCTGTTCGGGGAAATCCGCCTGCAACTTTACGACAGCCTATATCATCGCGCATGAAGCGGGACATCATATCCAGAACCTGCTGGGCATCCTGCCGCGCGTGACGCGGCTGCAGCAGCAGGCCGGCAGCAAGGCCGAAGCCAATGCGCTGCAGGTCAAGGTCGAGCTGCAGGCGGATTGTCTTTCCGGCGTCTGGGTCAACCGCGAGGAAAAGAAGCGTCCCGGCTTCATCGAGCCCGGCGATATCGACGCGGCGCTGAAGACGGCAACTGCGATCGGCGACGACACACTGCAGCGGCAGTCGACGGGCAGGGTGGTGCCGGACAGCTTCACCCACGGCTCCGCCGCACAGCGCAAGCAATGGTTCATGACCGGCTACCAGCAGGGCACGGTGCAGGCCTGCAACACCTTTGCACCAGGCGCGGTGAATTGA
- a CDS encoding c-type cytochrome: protein MNRFEGAMKIAIVFLASATVCVALSITTATAGDSPPQWAYPENNPNYKPPVDDGSVVRVPNSTAGYTWSQLRDRFIAPIWHPGDHRPLPDIVANGRKPDVFACGFCHRADGPGGPENADLAGLPKSYIIRQMADYKSGVRGTAVAGRLPPSLMIALSKPITDAEVEAAAAYFSSLQPRKRITVVESDAAPKSYIAAFLWAAVEGGEREPLEQRILEIPDDLQRFESRDPRSTFTAYVPVGSLARGEALVKGGSGKTIVCATCHGLELKGLGPLPSIAGRSPSYMFRQLYDFRHGARSGEWSPLMAQVVNNLDQDDMLAIVAYLASLDP, encoded by the coding sequence ATGAATAGGTTCGAGGGCGCGATGAAAATCGCCATAGTTTTCCTTGCGTCGGCAACAGTTTGCGTGGCGCTATCCATCACGACGGCCACGGCGGGCGACTCGCCGCCACAGTGGGCTTATCCGGAGAACAATCCCAACTACAAGCCGCCGGTCGATGACGGTAGCGTTGTGCGTGTGCCGAACAGCACGGCTGGTTATACCTGGAGCCAGCTCCGGGACCGATTCATCGCGCCGATCTGGCACCCGGGCGACCATCGGCCACTGCCGGACATCGTAGCCAACGGCCGCAAGCCCGACGTGTTCGCCTGCGGGTTTTGTCACCGCGCCGACGGGCCTGGGGGGCCGGAAAACGCTGACCTCGCAGGTCTTCCGAAGAGCTACATCATCCGACAAATGGCTGATTATAAGAGCGGCGTGCGCGGCACCGCCGTCGCTGGCCGCCTGCCGCCGAGTTTGATGATCGCTCTTTCCAAGCCGATCACCGATGCGGAAGTGGAAGCAGCGGCGGCCTATTTTTCCAGCCTCCAGCCGCGCAAGCGCATCACGGTGGTCGAGAGCGATGCCGCGCCGAAAAGTTACATCGCGGCGTTTCTCTGGGCAGCGGTGGAGGGCGGTGAACGTGAGCCGCTTGAGCAACGCATTCTCGAAATTCCAGACGACCTGCAGCGTTTCGAGAGCCGCGATCCGCGCTCGACCTTCACCGCCTATGTGCCGGTCGGCAGCCTAGCGAGAGGCGAGGCACTGGTGAAAGGCGGGTCGGGCAAGACTATCGTATGTGCCACGTGCCACGGGCTGGAGCTCAAGGGGCTCGGGCCATTGCCGAGCATCGCCGGCCGCTCACCGAGCTACATGTTTCGCCAGCTCTACGACTTCAGGCATGGCGCGCGGAGCGGCGAGTGGAGCCCGCTGATGGCGCAGGTGGTGAACAACCTCGACCAGGACGATATGCTGGCGATCGTAGCCTATCTTGCTTCACTCGATCCGTGA